Proteins encoded by one window of Chryseobacterium foetidum:
- a CDS encoding TraR/DksA family transcriptional regulator: MSDERVRYSDADLQEFKAIIKDKIEKAENDLKLIRESFINDQNNGTDDTSPTFKAFEEGAETLSKEQNSILAGRQEKFVRDLKNALIRIENKTYGVCRVTGKLIPKPRLLAVPHATLSIEAKNMQK, from the coding sequence ATGTCAGACGAAAGAGTACGTTACAGCGATGCTGATTTACAGGAATTTAAGGCAATTATCAAAGATAAAATAGAGAAAGCTGAGAATGATTTAAAACTGATTAGAGAAAGTTTCATCAACGACCAGAATAATGGAACTGATGATACATCTCCTACTTTTAAAGCATTTGAAGAAGGAGCAGAAACTTTGAGCAAAGAGCAAAACTCAATTTTAGCAGGAAGACAGGAGAAATTTGTCCGTGACCTGAAAAATGCCTTGATAAGAATTGAAAACAAAACTTACGGTGTTTGCAGAGTGACAGGAAAATTGATTCCTAAGCCAAGACTTTTGGCAGTTCCTCACGCTACACTGAGCATTGAAGCTAAAAATATGCAGAAATAA
- a CDS encoding DUF6576 domain-containing protein, producing the protein MSEYLILGIILVAVLWYFNRDRIKNRFHPDKPKNLTIDQQFNSDKRDREKEIDRLLSKIGKNGINDLSAKDRKRLDELSKH; encoded by the coding sequence ATGAGTGAATATCTGATTTTAGGAATCATCCTTGTGGCAGTTTTGTGGTATTTTAACCGAGACAGAATCAAAAACAGATTCCATCCGGATAAGCCTAAAAATCTCACAATCGATCAGCAATTCAACTCAGATAAACGGGACAGAGAAAAGGAAATCGACAGACTTCTCAGTAAAATAGGAAAGAATGGCATCAACGATTTGTCCGCCAAAGACAGAAAACGGTTAGACGAACTGTCGAAGCATTAA
- a CDS encoding DUF2683 family protein: MEALIVHPKNQMELNALKSVMKDMGIRYEKFHTRGAKTQNFEPRTPAVKKEKPARNFKDKPKTDQ; the protein is encoded by the coding sequence ATGGAAGCATTAATTGTACACCCAAAAAACCAGATGGAGCTGAATGCACTGAAAAGTGTAATGAAAGACATGGGAATCCGATACGAAAAATTTCACACCAGAGGTGCAAAAACTCAGAATTTTGAGCCAAGAACCCCAGCAGTAAAGAAGGAAAAGCCTGCAAGAAATTTTAAAGACAAACCAAAGACTGACCAATAA
- a CDS encoding lipoprotein signal peptidase, giving the protein MKKIALITFLILLIDQASKIYIKTHFPLNGYEDVFPGFKLTFVENPGMAYGFHFGGMLGKYFLVIVRVFLIGGMIYLFSKWLKRGESNYLIIPMSMIFAGAIGNLIDGMFYGLIFDSGMVYDENIKQWIGYGGVSKLVPFGQGYSTFMKGCVVDMLHFPLVDWNVPESWPLIGGRHLEFFKYIFNVADSAITVGGALLIIFRKKAFPNGLEF; this is encoded by the coding sequence ATGAAGAAGATAGCACTTATCACTTTTCTTATATTGTTGATTGATCAGGCATCAAAAATTTATATTAAAACTCACTTTCCACTAAATGGTTACGAAGATGTCTTTCCAGGATTTAAATTAACCTTCGTTGAAAATCCCGGGATGGCGTATGGCTTTCATTTTGGCGGAATGCTCGGGAAATATTTTCTGGTCATCGTCCGCGTTTTTCTGATTGGCGGAATGATTTATCTGTTTAGCAAATGGCTTAAAAGAGGTGAATCAAACTATCTGATCATCCCAATGTCAATGATTTTTGCCGGTGCCATCGGAAATTTAATTGACGGAATGTTTTACGGATTGATTTTCGACAGCGGAATGGTTTACGACGAAAACATCAAACAATGGATTGGCTACGGCGGAGTTTCGAAACTCGTTCCTTTTGGTCAGGGTTATTCCACATTTATGAAAGGCTGCGTGGTCGACATGCTACACTTCCCGTTGGTAGATTGGAACGTTCCAGAAAGCTGGCCTTTAATCGGAGGAAGACATCTTGAATTCTTCAAATACATTTTTAATGTTGCAGATTCTGCCATTACTGTTGGCGGTGCACTTTTGATAATTTTCAGAAAAAAAGCTTTCCCGAACGGGCTTGAGTTTTAA
- a CDS encoding SanA/YdcF family protein produces MKKLIKNTIKIFLLLFVVGIVFVIWSNFTIKDQSENFVTSDISKLPSEKTGLLLGTSKTLSNGNPNAYFFNRIRAAAELFKSGKIQNIIVSGDNSQKDYNEPEEMKNELIKAGVPADKIFEDFAGFRTLDSVLRAKEIFGQNSYIIISQKFHNERAVYLARKNGIQAFGYNAEDVNKYAGFKTNAREKLARAKVFWDFVFGVEPKFGGEKILIP; encoded by the coding sequence ATGAAAAAATTGATAAAAAATACAATCAAAATATTCCTGCTGCTTTTTGTGGTGGGAATTGTTTTTGTGATCTGGTCCAACTTTACCATCAAAGATCAGTCGGAAAATTTCGTCACTTCAGACATTTCAAAACTTCCTTCCGAAAAAACCGGATTGCTTCTGGGAACGAGTAAAACCTTATCCAACGGAAATCCAAACGCTTACTTTTTTAATAGAATAAGAGCTGCAGCAGAGCTATTTAAATCAGGAAAGATTCAAAACATTATCGTAAGCGGGGATAATTCTCAAAAAGACTACAACGAGCCTGAAGAAATGAAAAACGAACTCATCAAAGCCGGAGTTCCCGCAGATAAAATTTTTGAGGATTTCGCAGGCTTCCGAACTTTGGATTCTGTGCTGAGAGCGAAAGAAATTTTTGGACAAAATTCCTACATCATTATTTCTCAGAAATTCCACAACGAAAGAGCGGTTTATTTAGCAAGAAAAAACGGCATTCAGGCATTTGGCTACAACGCTGAAGATGTCAATAAATATGCAGGTTTTAAAACCAATGCAAGAGAAAAACTGGCAAGAGCAAAGGTATTCTGGGACTTTGTGTTTGGTGTGGAACCGAAGTTTGGCGGGGAGAAGATTTTGATTCCCTAG
- a CDS encoding helix-turn-helix domain-containing protein — translation MENEVPYFKTFEEFFSAVNMPPSKYEGLYVDMMDRLWTHPSLTVPPFKHNSYAIKLLLRGEGVMRIGQWKENLKAPAIFISPPNQIVSCEMVDDDILEYTVIINDYFIDKHLKLKHFISVFEYFQADKSTPIVIADDEMTDLVKVFDYIYDEFQMEKKEDSLEIMASAILIFFMKIKRLYNQYSLENEEENSESKKIDSLSNRFLTLLHEDSQHEENINYNISYFASKLAVHPNYLSSKLKTETGKTAKEHIDAKLIHNAKTLLQQTDFSIKEIAFKLNFKESSHFVNFFKKQTSETPNEFRKTY, via the coding sequence ATGGAAAATGAGGTTCCGTATTTCAAAACATTTGAAGAGTTTTTCAGTGCTGTCAATATGCCCCCGTCTAAGTATGAAGGCCTTTATGTGGATATGATGGATAGACTTTGGACGCATCCGTCACTCACTGTTCCACCGTTTAAACATAATTCGTATGCCATCAAATTGCTTTTGAGGGGTGAAGGTGTGATGAGAATTGGCCAGTGGAAAGAGAATCTGAAAGCCCCTGCAATCTTTATCTCGCCACCCAATCAGATTGTTTCCTGCGAAATGGTTGATGACGATATTTTGGAATATACCGTAATTATTAATGATTATTTTATTGACAAACATCTGAAATTAAAACATTTTATTTCGGTATTTGAATATTTTCAGGCAGATAAGTCAACGCCTATCGTAATTGCCGATGATGAGATGACAGACTTGGTAAAAGTGTTCGATTACATTTATGATGAGTTTCAAATGGAGAAAAAAGAAGACTCGCTGGAAATAATGGCATCGGCAATTCTTATTTTTTTTATGAAAATAAAGCGTCTGTACAATCAGTACTCTTTAGAAAATGAGGAAGAAAATAGTGAATCGAAAAAAATAGATTCTCTGAGCAACCGTTTCCTGACCTTGCTTCACGAAGATTCGCAGCACGAAGAAAATATAAATTATAACATTTCGTATTTCGCTTCAAAACTGGCAGTTCATCCCAATTATCTCAGTTCAAAATTAAAAACCGAAACAGGAAAAACGGCCAAGGAACACATAGACGCAAAACTGATTCACAACGCAAAAACCTTATTGCAGCAGACCGATTTTTCGATAAAAGAAATTGCTTTCAAATTGAATTTCAAAGAATCTTCGCACTTTGTGAATTTCTTTAAAAAGCAGACTTCTGAAACGCCGAATGAGTTTAGAAAAACTTATTAA